One Rhodococcus jostii RHA1 DNA window includes the following coding sequences:
- the folE gene encoding GTP cyclohydrolase I FolE encodes MTVVNDVVVAVQTGRTFDQPRAEAAVRELLAAVGEDPDRPGLVDTPARVARAYKEIFGGLYTDPDSVLNTTFDEGHQELVLVRDIPMFSTCEHHLVSFHGVAHVGYIPGKSGKVTGLSKLARVVDLYAKRPQVQERLTSQIADAVMRKLDPRGAIVVVEAEHLCMAMRGIRKPGASTTTSAVRGLLQSSAASRAEALDLILRK; translated from the coding sequence GTGACCGTGGTGAACGACGTCGTCGTCGCGGTGCAGACGGGGCGCACGTTCGACCAACCCAGGGCAGAGGCTGCAGTACGTGAGCTGCTGGCGGCCGTCGGCGAGGATCCGGATCGACCCGGCCTCGTCGACACCCCGGCACGCGTCGCGCGCGCGTACAAGGAGATCTTCGGCGGGCTCTACACCGATCCCGACTCCGTCCTCAACACCACGTTCGACGAAGGCCACCAGGAACTCGTGCTGGTACGGGACATTCCGATGTTCTCGACCTGTGAGCACCACCTGGTGTCCTTCCACGGCGTCGCCCACGTCGGATACATCCCCGGCAAGTCGGGCAAGGTCACCGGCCTGTCCAAGCTGGCGCGCGTCGTCGACCTGTACGCCAAGCGCCCACAAGTCCAGGAGCGTCTGACCAGCCAGATCGCCGACGCGGTCATGCGCAAGCTCGATCCGCGCGGTGCCATCGTCGTCGTCGAAGCCGAGCATCTTTGCATGGCGATGCGTGGCATTCGCAAACCCGGTGCCAGCACGACCACGTCGGCGGTCCGTGGCTTGCTGCAGTCGAGTGCTGCGTCACGGGCCGAGGCGTTGGATCTCATCCTTCGCAAATGA
- a CDS encoding diguanylate cyclase domain-containing protein, whose protein sequence is MRREMSPRQPGPQSIQHPLDHHTIVPGLPPQEPIGNGQQQREQLPLCPSTPTAPASLTGPSCSSESGGSQATSRHRPELLFIDVDNFKTINDTNGQIIGELMLCTTT, encoded by the coding sequence ATGCGACGGGAGATGTCGCCACGGCAACCCGGTCCGCAGTCGATACAGCATCCCCTCGACCACCACACGATTGTTCCGGGACTTCCGCCCCAGGAGCCCATCGGAAATGGGCAACAGCAGCGCGAGCAACTCCCACTGTGTCCGTCAACACCGACCGCACCGGCGTCCTTAACCGGTCCGTCCTGTTCGAGCGAATCGGGCGGGTCTCAAGCGACCTCTCGACACCGGCCGGAATTGTTGTTTATCGACGTGGACAATTTCAAGACGATCAACGACACCAACGGGCAGATCATAGGTGAATTGATGCTATGCACTACCACGTAA
- a CDS encoding IS5 family transposase: protein MPISDGLLGRKSRNNRVVVEGMLYRLRTGLPWRHLPSHFGPWKTVWKRHRRSAGEGAWDRVLTALVRWPTPAGTWTGRYRSIPRSSVSISTVRTPPATQGDLPNCTNLRDEPADHGIGRSRGGLTSKEHVACDGHGRPLSVLIGPGQAGDSPMFGPLLDGISVPRLAGGASARAPTRSGPTRRTHHGPTGNYCAARASRR from the coding sequence TTGCCCATTTCCGATGGGCTCCTGGGGCGGAAGTCCCGGAACAATCGTGTGGTGGTCGAGGGGATGCTGTATCGACTGCGGACCGGGTTGCCGTGGCGACATCTCCCGTCGCATTTCGGACCGTGGAAGACGGTGTGGAAGCGGCATCGCCGTTCCGCCGGAGAGGGAGCATGGGATCGGGTGCTGACGGCGCTGGTGCGATGGCCGACGCCGGCGGGAACCTGGACTGGGCGGTATCGGTCGATTCCACGGTCGTCCGTGTCCATCAGCACGGTGCGAACGCCGCCCGCCACACAGGGGGATCTACCGAATTGCACGAACCTGCGTGACGAGCCTGCCGATCACGGCATCGGCCGGTCGAGGGGCGGGTTGACCAGCAAGGAGCACGTGGCGTGTGACGGTCACGGGCGCCCCCTGTCGGTGCTGATCGGCCCAGGTCAAGCAGGTGACAGTCCGATGTTCGGCCCACTCCTCGACGGCATCAGCGTCCCGCGGCTCGCCGGCGGAGCGTCCGCACGCGCCCCGACGAGGTCTGGGCCGACAAGGCGTACTCATCACGGGCCAACCGGGAACTACTGCGCAGCAAGGGCATCAAGGCGGTGA
- a CDS encoding DoxX family protein, which produces MTYWRAKCGDGRRTGRDLSALLLRGAIGGTMIVHGVKHGRSLQGTAGWFGSIGFRRPKLQAQASAVVEIGSGSLLLAGAATPLAAAAVVGTMVVAARSVHVPNGFFITAEGWEYVSNLGAAAVALAAIGPGRFSVDRIAGLDKRFIGPKGAALTASLGLVGAATQLAVFWRDPASGANADL; this is translated from the coding sequence ATGACATACTGGCGAGCGAAATGCGGCGATGGCCGTAGAACTGGGCGTGATTTATCTGCGCTATTGCTTCGCGGCGCAATCGGCGGAACTATGATCGTCCACGGGGTGAAGCACGGGCGTTCCCTTCAGGGGACCGCGGGCTGGTTTGGGTCTATTGGCTTTCGACGGCCGAAACTCCAGGCTCAGGCTAGCGCCGTTGTAGAGATTGGGTCTGGTTCGCTTCTTCTGGCGGGCGCTGCGACGCCGCTCGCCGCGGCCGCTGTAGTCGGCACGATGGTTGTTGCGGCCCGCTCCGTCCACGTTCCCAATGGATTCTTCATCACGGCGGAGGGCTGGGAATACGTCAGCAACCTCGGCGCTGCTGCGGTCGCGTTGGCTGCCATCGGTCCAGGCCGATTCAGCGTGGACCGAATCGCCGGATTAGACAAGAGATTCATAGGCCCCAAAGGCGCGGCTCTGACGGCAAGCCTTGGGCTCGTTGGTGCCGCAACCCAGCTGGCGGTATTCTGGCGCGACCCAGCGTCCGGCGCCAACGCAGACCTCTGA
- a CDS encoding nuclear transport factor 2 family protein: MPEPFLTAPMTDEQRKAVALAYFTRMDSGRDFVKLFADNAYVCFPKHKPAHGIKHIQDLFSDIAVRIARMAHHAPYFNWVVAGDVVVVEGFTSGVLVDGTSWQGAYDLGGRFCNVFEIRDGLIQRLNVYLDPDYTTADRERYPWLDA; encoded by the coding sequence GTGCCCGAACCGTTCCTGACCGCTCCGATGACCGACGAGCAGCGCAAGGCCGTCGCCCTCGCGTACTTCACGCGGATGGACTCAGGGCGAGACTTCGTGAAGCTGTTCGCCGACAACGCGTACGTGTGCTTCCCCAAACACAAGCCCGCGCACGGCATCAAGCACATCCAGGATCTGTTCTCCGACATCGCCGTGCGGATCGCCCGGATGGCCCATCACGCGCCGTACTTCAATTGGGTCGTCGCAGGGGACGTGGTGGTGGTCGAAGGGTTCACCTCGGGTGTGCTGGTGGACGGAACGTCGTGGCAGGGGGCCTACGACCTCGGTGGACGGTTCTGCAACGTCTTCGAGATCCGCGACGGCCTCATCCAGCGGCTGAACGTGTACCTCGACCCCGACTACACGACCGCGGACCGGGAGCGCTACCCCTGGCTCGACGCCTGA
- a CDS encoding SDR family NAD(P)-dependent oxidoreductase: MDLTGTSVVVTGGGNGIGLALARRFAQAGARGIVVADLNAGWAESAADLLLANGTPAVGLACDVGDPDAIGRLVSTAEEAHGPIDVFCSNAGYSDPAPGTLDESVPADAWRRIVDVNLLAHVWAAERVVPGMAERGKGYLLQTISSAALITGPSAPGYTLSKHGALGFAEWVTLNYGHRGVRVSCLCPNAVYTGMFGRAPDDEDTDTTIDVPGLGEVLTPESVADTTVTAMEGAEPFLVLPHERVAASFLRKATDYDGWIARTRSRLVGTNDGNGTGAL; encoded by the coding sequence ATGGACCTCACCGGAACCTCCGTCGTCGTCACGGGCGGCGGGAATGGCATCGGCCTCGCTCTGGCTCGGCGCTTCGCCCAAGCCGGAGCGCGGGGCATCGTCGTTGCCGACCTCAACGCAGGATGGGCCGAGAGCGCGGCCGATCTCCTACTTGCGAACGGCACTCCCGCGGTCGGGCTCGCCTGCGACGTCGGCGACCCTGATGCCATCGGCAGGCTCGTCAGCACCGCCGAAGAGGCACACGGCCCGATCGATGTCTTCTGCTCCAATGCCGGCTACAGCGACCCGGCGCCCGGCACCCTGGACGAGTCCGTCCCCGCCGACGCCTGGCGACGGATCGTGGATGTCAACCTGCTGGCCCACGTCTGGGCCGCCGAGCGGGTCGTCCCCGGGATGGCGGAACGCGGCAAGGGCTATCTGCTGCAAACCATCTCCTCCGCCGCGCTGATAACCGGTCCGTCTGCACCCGGCTACACCCTCTCCAAACACGGGGCGCTCGGCTTCGCCGAGTGGGTCACGCTCAACTACGGGCACCGAGGTGTCCGGGTCTCCTGCCTGTGCCCCAACGCCGTCTACACCGGAATGTTCGGCCGCGCACCAGACGACGAGGACACGGACACGACCATAGACGTACCGGGACTGGGTGAGGTACTCACCCCGGAGAGCGTGGCAGACACGACAGTCACCGCGATGGAGGGCGCCGAGCCCTTCCTCGTCCTGCCGCATGAGCGAGTCGCCGCGTCATTCCTGCGGAAGGCCACCGACTACGACGGATGGATCGCCCGCACCCGAAGCCGACTCGTCGGAACGAATGACGGCAACGGAACGGGCGCGTTGTGA